In the Rhinoderma darwinii isolate aRhiDar2 chromosome 13, aRhiDar2.hap1, whole genome shotgun sequence genome, one interval contains:
- the LOC142665731 gene encoding protein kinase C-like 1, which produces MASNGHGEDSEKREEEKRKREEDSVTGFKKITKKRRGAKDRGLEDEEPRPGSSQDPGTSSPYARLTISRFTIHQVLGRGSFGKVVLASVPGRNTYMAVKIITKRDNADEIMRERRILLAARHCPFLCHLYAAHQSEERAYFITEYLSGGSLEALIRMCGCLNIGNVRRVNNQETEGGGQKKR; this is translated from the exons ATGGCGTCCAATGGACATGGAGAAGACAGTGAGAAGAGAGAAGAagagaagaggaagagggaggaggacagcGTCACCGGATTCAAGAAGATCACGAAGAAGAGGAGAGGAGCCAAGGACAGAGGATTGGAGGATGAGGAGCCAAGACCTGGGAGCAGCCAAGACCCTGGAACATCCAGCCCCTATGCCAGGCTTACCATCAGCCGCTTCACCATCCACCAGGTCCtgggtaggggcagctttggcaaa GTGGTCCTGGCATCAGTCCCCGGCCGAAACACCTACATGGCCGTAAAAATTATCACCAAACGGGACAATGCGGACGAAATTATGAGAGAGCGGCGGATACTCCTGGCGGCCAGACACTGCCCGTTCCTATGCCACCTCTATGCCGCACATCAGTCTGAGGAACGGGCATATTTTATCACGGAGTATCTGTCaggtggcagcctggaggctttgatcaggatgtgcggctgcttgaacatcggcaacgtaaggcgagtaaataatcaggagactgaggggggtggacagaagaaaaggtga
- the TK1 gene encoding thymidine kinase, cytosolic isoform X2 has translation MNCLNVAEIMPVSPSKIRGQIQVILGPMFSGKSTELMRRVRRFQVAQYRCILIKYAKDTRYSKEQLATHDRHTMSAVSACNLADVFSEALIYSVIGIDEGQFFPDVVEFCEDMANKGKTVIVAALDGTFQRKAFGDILNLVPLAESVVKLNAVCMGCYREASYTKRLGAEKEVEVIGGADKYHSVCRPCYFRNLQPREGKENLLLTLKDKASAPISCKSLTPRKPLSQLQSS, from the exons ATGAACTGCCTCAATGTGGCCGAAATCATGCCCGTCTCCCCCAGCAAGATACGTGGTCAGATCCAG GTGATTCTTGGGCCCATGTTTTCAGGGAAAAG CACGGAGCTGATGCGTAGAGTGCGGCGGTTTCAGGTAGCGCAGTATAGATGTATCCTGATAAAGTACGCCAAAGACACACGCTACAGCAAGGAGCAGCTAGCCACTCACGACCG GCACACCATGTCTGCCGTTTCTGCGTGTAATCTGGCTGATGTGTTTTCGGAGGCGCTCATCTACTCTGTGATAGGAATCGATGAGGGCCAGTTT TTCCCAGATGTTGTCGAGTTCTGTGAAGACATGGCCAATAAAGGCAAAACTGTAATCGTAGCCGCACTGGATGGTACTTTTCAGAGGAAG GCTTTTGGTGACATCCTCAATTTAGTGCCTTTAGCAGAGAGTGTGGTAAAGCTGAATGCTGTGTGCATGGGGTGCTACCGGGAGGCCTCATACACCAAACGACTGGGAGCTGAGAAAGAG GTGGAGGTAATTGGAGGAGCGGACAAATACCACTCTGTTTGCCGACCGTGCTACTTCCGGAATCTGCAGCCGAGGGAGGGGAAGGAGAATCTGCTTCTCACACTTAAGGACAAAGCATCTGCGCCAATCAGCTGTAAATCCCTCACACCTCGGAAACCTTTGTCACAGCTACAGAGCTCTTAA
- the TK1 gene encoding thymidine kinase, cytosolic isoform X1, with protein sequence MWPKSCPSPPARYVVRSRRVSSSPLRHRQCIYCVILGPMFSGKSTELMRRVRRFQVAQYRCILIKYAKDTRYSKEQLATHDRHTMSAVSACNLADVFSEALIYSVIGIDEGQFFPDVVEFCEDMANKGKTVIVAALDGTFQRKAFGDILNLVPLAESVVKLNAVCMGCYREASYTKRLGAEKEVEVIGGADKYHSVCRPCYFRNLQPREGKENLLLTLKDKASAPISCKSLTPRKPLSQLQSS encoded by the exons ATGTGGCCGAAATCATGCCCGTCTCCCCCAGCAAGATACGTGGTCAGATCCAGGCGAGTATCCAGCTCCCCGCTGCGTCATAGGcagtgtatatattgt GTGATTCTTGGGCCCATGTTTTCAGGGAAAAG CACGGAGCTGATGCGTAGAGTGCGGCGGTTTCAGGTAGCGCAGTATAGATGTATCCTGATAAAGTACGCCAAAGACACACGCTACAGCAAGGAGCAGCTAGCCACTCACGACCG GCACACCATGTCTGCCGTTTCTGCGTGTAATCTGGCTGATGTGTTTTCGGAGGCGCTCATCTACTCTGTGATAGGAATCGATGAGGGCCAGTTT TTCCCAGATGTTGTCGAGTTCTGTGAAGACATGGCCAATAAAGGCAAAACTGTAATCGTAGCCGCACTGGATGGTACTTTTCAGAGGAAG GCTTTTGGTGACATCCTCAATTTAGTGCCTTTAGCAGAGAGTGTGGTAAAGCTGAATGCTGTGTGCATGGGGTGCTACCGGGAGGCCTCATACACCAAACGACTGGGAGCTGAGAAAGAG GTGGAGGTAATTGGAGGAGCGGACAAATACCACTCTGTTTGCCGACCGTGCTACTTCCGGAATCTGCAGCCGAGGGAGGGGAAGGAGAATCTGCTTCTCACACTTAAGGACAAAGCATCTGCGCCAATCAGCTGTAAATCCCTCACACCTCGGAAACCTTTGTCACAGCTACAGAGCTCTTAA